ATGATTTCTTCTTTTTGTTCTGGATGGTGATCGATACCTTCAACAGGAATCAATGTGTGATCCATTACACCAACGAAATTCATCATTGCTTTAACATATTGGCTAGCAAAGTCAGCGCCATCGTAGTTACCGCCACCTGATTGGATGTGAACGATTTTTTTACCTTCAGTCATAGGAACTGGACCAGTTTCAGTGTAACGGAAAGTTTTACCAGCTACGTTGATTGCGTCGAACCATGCTTTTAATTTTGTTGGAATGTTTAAGTTCCACAAAGCGTTAGCGATAACGATTTTATCTGCTGCTAAGAATTGATCTGTTAACTCACCAAAACGAGTGATAGCTTTTTGTTGATCAGCAGTTAAAGCTGAGAATTCAGTGCCGCCACCTAACGCGTACATTGCTGTTAACAATGTGTTGTCTAATTCTGGAATATATGAATCAAATAAATCCAAGACTTCAATAGTATCTGTTGGATTTAATTCTGTGTATTTATTTAAGAATACATCAGTTACTTCTAAAGTTTTTGATTGCGCACCAGTTAATGGGTGAGCTTTAACGAATAAAACATTTGCCATAAAATTTTTTACCACCTTACTTTTTGATAGTTATTATTATACTAAAAAAAAATAAGTGTCACAATTAAAAAAAGTCTAAATTAACAAATTTTTGTTTAATGTATGTAATTTAAACGGAGGTAACTTCTCAATAACAGATGGTAATAGAACGCTTTTATAGAGTCGCGTTTTCATATTTTTCATATCAACATGCAATTAGTGAAC
This is a stretch of genomic DNA from Vagococcus zengguangii. It encodes these proteins:
- a CDS encoding FMN-dependent NADH-azoreductase, with product MANVLFVKAHPLTGAQSKTLEVTDVFLNKYTELNPTDTIEVLDLFDSYIPELDNTLLTAMYALGGGTEFSALTADQQKAITRFGELTDQFLAADKIVIANALWNLNIPTKLKAWFDAINVAGKTFRYTETGPVPMTEGKKIVHIQSGGGNYDGADFASQYVKAMMNFVGVMDHTLIPVEGIDHHPEQKEEIMNAAKANAEEVAAKF